In the genome of Vespa crabro chromosome 17, iyVesCrab1.2, whole genome shotgun sequence, one region contains:
- the LOC124430238 gene encoding centromere-associated protein E isoform X2, with amino-acid sequence MSDSIKVAIKVRPLIKREKDENLPKQWIVHGNYIVSTDAEMKKRGDGGFHFDHIFDEVTKNKDVFDTVVKPIVDAAVNGFNGTVFAYGQTSSGKTFTMMGDLNEPGIITLAIEHMFDAIANTLRREFLLRVSYLEIYNEKVNDLLNKSGTDLRMHEDNGQIVLKCKEEVTNSPEHVLSIMKKGNKSRRIEETDMNERSSRSHTIFRITIESRETDAGSDGAIQVSQLNLVDLAGSERAGQTGATGERFKEGRHINMSLSTLGLVIKQLSESQDIQKYVNFRDSKLTRLLQASLGGNAMTAIICTITPAALEESQCTLSFASRAKSVKNKPQINEVMSDAALLKRYAKQIAKLNTELDKMKQENRTAEEMENRLHEKDRVNQLLEERIELLKTKIVSGNNTNIEDSFGYRSKRRRTWAGAVTFKQNLSIFQPSYGLPTIKEMSPEKSCRKSIIQSVDLMDQSFQTAFTDFELELINDEKDRENEDSIDSDRDMYITKNRHQNRVTFVDDVLIYKSNYDIYESTPEKKGTPCQTNDNQYSSNTPEKVLRERIKYLKQEFDELREFTTLEKQIYIENHQCYVNDEKQQYTIMGVDKPQEKLKGKGVKTEEDLDLQQQTIMNVTSENSLLKNVILEVLKYANNTADINGQVDVLLNDTSETLNGTILDLPFKEIEVKYILSKLQNKIMESIKRHEMENLEKISELGNQMLHLKSENIELKEKLVNAEKLMTDSTEPIQERRNSLLIDMKENFEFEESTVKSKEIENILEQGKQLIEFSPIKPRRSLEQLNSNNKTCEVLPFVIKENLIDCNPVKAEDAELSVRAQRKRSILEERENIIAEMNEYNELSVNEKIDNFDFEDVLTKLHKHLNKIEQCEILKLHQLNEIFTSQNQELQYVLSELNRKKIETDYDHIRNFINGSINFKSLLLDLDVFIKSITGKNKKMKEQLQKQLYVLTESFNDNIDNEELAADLDLKTQELHDIKGDVVGLKLDMKKLQRTIFLLTAENEELSAKLTAERESKADCLTTNDLNEQISEMKNEKTELLNEIQILDKQIKCLKSKKMDMEEGQFCIGHQDDGINKSISSNIESPCANIEKHINVDFVDVEEIDSLTNINESMNDKERSTKDDNALFLDCSLPETELKTSSKNNTERDENNIEELLLDGSALKSELIKLKEKVTLLTEENAKLLKKSLDISDGDEGTDDDKSNILFEKCINSKGTIDYLLQLNKKLADLKIISCTKCVQMKELNENNKDVKLKTKMLTDKLENLQEKFNRKCADIEVLKNKANEESFLHISEISLDGSSLDGINVTSVEEEVSLLNKEIQILQDDHVKLSFLYKEKCNEIERLHSANMNETNVVSPLKKDTKRNRSKVNKLKEGIDHVKADLEDLKNNVICDLKKALNEIKTLKSDNDELSKMVSHNNQLLETTDKGIKRFENEVINLNAEIDNYKMVQEQMENEKYNLKEEMANIKANIEQKEVTINDLQQIINECRKESDDLKEKIFYLENIEEEENIDMTRTIHENKHNRGSILNDENQKLKDDLNSARTCIINEMKSLKPTEDDETNDFLDKSINSLFFMFLERITLKEKEIIDIIQEQFFSEREKLENERQLSINAERHLRLCAEELKIEMERLKTDIRKGEEEHRELLDKISYLERLLRESNDEREILRKKIQSFEMDYDNAEIYFNNKDSEMKSQQDDNIINKKEELLIEEGMKNKEIELEIEMKRTREEYEGKLDSLGTTLETYKIKNIELMEQLENLETNERDLQNMLAIRTDELAKSNESLERIKADIESFTNANDELNREMEKRSASITKLNAEIRDLVELVESNKIENVALIKKLEEFEINEKNLNVMLNKKMDELVENNENVEKMKIEIEDLRTICNGLKHEIEHKNARIAEVTTLLEGKTETLSEYKTKLESITPEYELLQKQLNEKILTIHKHMSELESLKVDNEMHLTNMKETLNLENVKYAELNKQLGNVNNEKISLLRELDTLKEHYSQLEEKNMKLERKLRNSNSKIKLETNMQDLLEKNKVLQSNLDGAYNCITELKDKKNHLLEELLSAKERHESLLEENRKMKELLSNKMKQNVSNVHTTLQEQYDILSNEKSKITLELEENKILLCQKEKDLKYYINQFEELRRKNQELDEEAEELIRENEKLTEKIYSYFDDDNSGDKLKVEISILKEENKRLQDELTKFDDVKKSHIKLQTKITTDTSNISNFNGEVNGQECITHGMLQQKDQLKCNVECNINEEINNDELANLKKQIQELEHELVSKNGRIASLQLQIQRESFPYQKKCKDLEENVLAFKNKNIHLEGEIKKLRHVMSDINMKECYMCKNRYINTKNQYVQTIPTNKIQFCGTSSGIVDEHIQIQKLEKEKSFMKQLCRSRCRRIKELEKKIMEFENAESLSKETNIAPNDISCNTPRF; translated from the exons atgtcAGATAGCATAAAAGTTGCTATCAAGGTTAGGcctttaataaaaagagagaaagatgaaaatctGCCGAAACAGTGGATAGTACATGGAAATTACATAGTGTCTACAGATGCAGAGATGAAAAAACGCGGGGATGGTGGATTTCATTTTG ATCACATTTTTGATGAGGtaactaaaaataaagatgTGTTCGATACTGTGGTAAAACCTATTGTCGATGCTGCAGTAAATGGTTTTAATGGAACAGTATTTGCTTATGGCCAAACAAGTTCTGGAAAGACATTTACTATGATGGGAGATTTAAATGAACCTGGAATAATAACACTAGCTATTGAACATATGTTTGATGCCATTGCTAATACATTGagaagagaatttttattaag AGTGTCGTatcttgaaatatataatgaaaaagttaATGATCTCTTAAATAAAAGCGGAACAGACTTAAGAATGCATGAGGATAATGGCCAAATAGTTTTGAAATGTAAAGAAGAAGTGACAAATAGTCCTGAACATGTTTTatctataatgaaaaaaggTAACAAGAGTAGGAGAATAGAAGAAACTGATATGAATGAACGTAGTAGCAGAAGCCATACTATATTTCGCAtt ACTATAGAAAGTCGTGAAACTGACGCTGGTTCAGATGGAGCAATTCAAGTTTCTCAATTAAACTTAGTTGATCTTGCTGGTTCTGAAAGAGCAGGTCAAACAGGTGCTACTGGAGAACGTTTTAAAGAGGGACGACATATCAATATGTCTCTTTCTACATTGGGATTAGTAATAAAGCAATTAAGTGAATCACaagatatacaaaaatatgtaAACTTTCGAGATAGCAAATTAACGAGATTGTTACAAGCTTCTTTAGGTGGAAATGCTATGACAGCAATAATATGCACTATAACACCAGCTGCATTAGAAGAATCTCAGTGTACATTGTC ATTTGCATCACGTGCTAAGAGTGTAAAAAATAAACCACAGATCAATGAAGTTATGTCTGATGCCGCTCTTTTGAAGCGTTACGCAAAACAAATAGCTAAACTCAACACGGAACTAGAC aaaatgaaacaGGAAAATCGAACAGCCGAAGAAATGGAAAACAGATTGCATGAAAAAGATCGTGTTAATCAACTTTTGGAGGAAAGAATAGAATTGTTAAAGACCAAGATCGTTTCtggaaataatacaaatattgaaGACTCATTTGGATATAGATCTAAAAGAAGACGAACGTGGGCAGGAGCTGTTACATTcaaacaaaatttatcaatttttcaacCAAGCTATGGTCTGCccacaataaaagaaatgtcaCCAGAAAAGTCTTGTAGAAAAAGTATTATTCAATCTGTTGATTTAATGGatcaat CATTTCAAACAGCTTTCACAGATTTTGAATTGGAATTAATTAATgacgaaaaagatagagaaaatgaagatTCTATAGACAGTGATagagatatgtatattacaaaaaatagaCATCAAAATCGTGTTACATTCGTGGATGATgtacttatttataaatctaatTATGATATCTATGAGAGTACACCCGAGAAGAAAGGTACACCATGTCAGacaaa tGATAATCAATATTCGTCTAATACGCCGGAAAAAGTTTtacgagaaagaataaaatatttaaaacagGAATTCGATGAGCTTCGTGAGTTTACGACATTGGAAAAGCAAATATACATTGAGAATCATCAATGTTACGTTAAC GATGAAAAACAGCAATATACTATAATGGGGGTAGATAAGCCgcaagaaaaattgaaaggaaaaggagtgAAGACGGAAGAGGATTTAGACCTGCAACAACAAACGATAATGAATGTTACATCAGAGAatagtttattaaaaaatgtaatattggAAGTATTAAAATATGCCAATAATACTGCCGATATAAATGGACAAGTGGATGTCTTGTTAAATGATACGTCAGAGACTTTAAATGGAACAATTTTAGATTTGCCCTTTAAGGAAAttgaagtaaaatatatattatcgaaattgcaaaataaaattatggaaAGTATAAAGCGGCACGAAAtggaaaatttagaaaaaatctCTGAATTAGGCAATCAGATGTTACATCTCAAATCTGAGAATAtagaattgaaagaaaaattagtgaATGCGGAAAAATTAATGACTGACAGTACAGAACCTATACAAGAGAGAAGGAATTCCTTGCTAATCGACATGAAAGAAAACTTTGAATTTGAAGAGAGTACAGTCAAatcaaaagagatagagaatatatTAGAACAGGGAAAGCAGTTAATAGAATTCTCACCTATAAAACCTCGAAGATCGTTAGaacaattaaattcaaataataaaacatgtGAAGTATTACCTTTCgtgattaaagaaaatttaattgattgcAATCCCGTAAAAGCAGAGGATGCAGAATTGTCTGTCCGTGCACAACGAAAACGATCAATcttagaagaaagagaaaatataattgcCGAGATGAATGAATATAATGAGCTTTctgttaatgaaaaaattgataattttgattttgaagATGTTCTTACTAAATTACATAAGCATTTGAATAAGATAGAACAATGTGAAATTTTGAAATTGCATCaattgaatgaaatatttacgtCACAGAACCAAGAATTGCAATATGTTTTAAGTGAattaaataggaaaaaaatagaaacggaTTACGATCatataagaaatttcattaatggaagtattaattttaaaagtcTCCTATTAGATTTGGacgtatttattaaatctatcacaggaaaaaataaaaaaatgaaggaacaATTGCAAAAGCAATTGTACGTTTTGACCGAAagttttaatgacaatatcgataatgaggAACTTGCGGCGGATCTCGATTTAAAAACTCAAGAATTACATGATATCAAGGGTGATGTGGTAGGGCTTAAGTTAGATATGAAAAAGTTACAAAGAACTATATTTTTGTTGACTGcagaaaatgaagaattatCTGCTAAATTGACTGCAGAAAGGGAAAGTAAAGCTGATTGTTTG ACAACAAATGATTTAAATGAGCAAATCTCTgagatgaaaaatgaaaaaacggaATTGTTAAATGAAATCCAAATTCttgataaacaaattaaatgtttaaaatcaaagaaaatggATATGGAGGAGGGCCAATTTTGTATTGGTCATCAGGATgatggaataaataaatcgatatcgTCGAATATTGAATCGCCGTGTGCGAACATAGAGAAACATATAAATGTAGACTTCGTGGATGTTGAAGAAATTGATTCGCTCACGAATATCAATGAGTCCAtgaatgataaagaaagaagtacgAAAGATGATAATGCTTTATTTTTAGATTGTTCATTACCAGAAACTGAATTGAAAACATcttcaaaaaataataccgaaagggatgaaaataatatagaagaaTTACTATTGGATGGTAGCGCGTTAAAATCTGaacttattaaattaaaagagaaagtgacGTTATTAACGGAGGAAAATGCAAAGCTCCTTAAAAAATCTTTGGATATTTCAGATG GTGACGAAGGAACGGACGATGACAagtcgaatattttatttgaaaagtgTATAAATTCGAAAGGGACAATAGATTATCTTTTACAATTAAACAAAAAGTTGGCAgatctgaaaataatttcttgcaCTAAGTGCGTTcaaatgaaagaattaaatgaaaataataaagatgtaaAATTAAAGACAAAAATGTTAACCGATAAATTAGAGAATTTGCAAGAGAAATTCAATCGCAAGTGCGCAGACATAGAGGTACTCAAAAACAAAGCTAATGAAGAATCATTTTTACACATATCCGAAATATCTTTAGATGGTTCTTCGTTAGATGGGATAAATGTAACTTCTGTAGAGGAAGaagtttctcttttaaataaagaaatacaaatattacagGATGATCATGttaaattatcgtttttatataaagagaaatgtaACGAAATTGAAAGGCTTCACAGTGCTAATATGAATGAAACTAATGTCGTGTCCCCATTAAAGAAGGATACAAAAAGGAACAGATctaaagttaataaattaaaggaAGGTATTGATCATGTGAAAGCCGACTTAGAAGAtctgaaaaataatgttatttgcGATCTTAAGAAGGCtttaaatgaaatcaaaaCGTTAAAATCTGACAACGATGAATTATCCAAAATGGTATCGCATAATAATCAATTGTTGGAAACTACTGACAAGGGTATAAAGAGATTTGAAAATgaagttattaatttaaatgctgaaattgataattacaaaatGGTACAAGAACaaatggaaaatgaaaaatataatttgaaagaGGAAATGGCAAATATAAAAGCAAATATAGAACAAAAAGAAGTTACTATAAATGATTTGCAACAAATAATCAATGAATGTAGGAAGGAAAGTGAcgatttaaaggaaaaaatattctacttGGAAAAcatagaggaagaagaaaacattGACATGACGAGAACTATTCATGAAAATAAGCATAACAGAGGATCTATATTAAATGATGAGAATCAAAAGCTTAAAGATGATTTAAATTCTGCAAGAACCTGTATcattaatgaaatgaaatctCTTAAACCAACAGAAGATGATGAAACCAACGACTTTCTCGATAAATCTATAAACAGTCTTTTCTTTATGTTCTTAGAAAGGATTACattaaaggaaaaggaaataattgatattatacaagaacaattcttttctgaaagagaaaaacttgAAAACGAAAGACAACTGAGTATAAATGCGGAGAGACATCTTAGATTATGTGCAGAAGaactaaaaatagaaatggaaagaCTAAAAACTGAtataagaaaaggagaagaagaacatCGTGAATTACTggataaaatttcatatctGGAACGGTTATTGAGAGAAAGTAatgatgaaagagaaatacttAGGAAAAAAATTCAGTCTTTCGAAATGGATTATGATAATGcagagatatattttaataataaagattctgAAATGAAATCGCAACaagatgataatattataaataagaaagaagaattattaatagaagaaggtatgaaaaataaagagattgaattggaaatagaaatgaaacgGACTAGGGAAGAATATGAAGGAAAACTGGACAGTTTAGGTACTACCTTagaaacatataaaataaaaaatatagagcTCATGGAACAATTAGAAAATCttgaaacgaatgaaagagaCTTACAAAATATGCTCGCTATAAGAACAGATGAATTAGCTAAAAGTAATGAAAGTTTAGAGAGAATAAAAGCTGATATTGAATCCTTTACAAATGCCAATGATGAATTAAATCGTgagatggaaaaaagaagtgcATCTATTACCAAACTTAATGCCGAAATAAGAGATCTAGTTGAATTGGtagaatcaaataaaatagaaaatgtagcattaataaaaaaattagaagaatttgaaataaatgaaaaaaatctgaATGTTATGCTTAATAAGAAAATGGATGAATTGGTGGAGAACAATGAAAAcgtagaaaaaatgaaaattgaaatagaaGACCTCAGAACGATTTGTAATGGATTGAAACACGAAATTGAACATAAAAATGCACGCATTGCAGAAGTTACTACCCTTTTAGAAGGCAAAACTGAGACATTATctgaatataaaacaaaactgGAAAGCATTACACCAGAGTATGAACTATTACAAAAGCaacttaatgaaaaaatattaaccatACATAAGCATATGTCAGAATTGGAAAGTTTGAAAGTAGACAATGAAATGCATCTGACAAATATGAAGGAGACGTTAAATTTAGAAAACGTTAAATATGCAGAATTGAATAAACAATTGGGAAatgtaaataacgaaaaaattagTTTACTTAGGGAATTAGATACATTAAAAGAACATTATAGTCagttagaggaaaaaaatatgaaattggaACGAAAACTTAGAAACAGTAACAGTAAAATCAAACTGGAAACCAACATGCAAGATTTAttggaaaagaataaagtatTACAGAGTAATTTAGATGGTGCTTATAATTGTATAACAGAATTAAAGGATAAGAAGAATCATTTATTAGAGGAATTGTTAAGTGCAAAGGAACGACATGAATCTTTACtcgaagagaatagaaaaatgaaagaattactatcaaataaaatgaaacaaaacgtTTCTAATGTGCATACAACACTACAGGAACAGTATGATATcctttcaaatgaaaaaagtaaaattacacTTGAATtggaggaaaataaaatattattatgtcaaaaggaaaaagacttaaaatattatattaatcaatttgaagaattgagaagaaaaaatcaagaatTAGACGAGGAAGCAGAAGAATTGAtacgagagaacgagaagttgacagaaaagatatattcatattttgatGATGATAATTCTGGTGATAAGTTGAAGGTTGAAATAAGTattttaaaggaagaaaacaaaaggttACAAGATGAACTTACGAAGTTCGATGATGTGAAAAAATCACATATAAAATTGCAAACTAAAATAACTACTGACACAtcaaatatatctaatttcaATGGTGAAGTTAATGGACAAGAATGTATTACACATGGAATGCTTCAACAAAAAGACCAATTAAAATGTAATGttgaatgtaatataaatgaagagaTCAATAATGATGAACTTGCgaatttaaagaaacaaatacaAGAGCTGGAACACGAATTGGTATCTAAAAATGGAAGGATCGCATCGTTACAATTAcaaatacaaagagaaagtTTTCCATATCAGAAGAAATGTAAAGATTTGGAAGAAAATGTCTTGGCTTTTAAAAATAAG AATATTCATCTTGAaggcgaaataaaaaaacttagGCATGTTATGAGTGACattaatatgaaagaatgttacatgtgtaaaaatcgatatatcaATACAAAAAATCAATATGTTCAAACTATACCAACTAATAAGATACAGTTTTGTGGGACTAGTAGTGGAATCGTTGAT GAACACATACAAATACAGAAattggaaaaggaaaaatctttCATGAAACAATTGTGTCGCTCTCGGTGTCGACGAATAAAAGagcttgaaaagaaaataatggaatTTGAAAATGCTGAAAGTCTatcaaaagaaacaaacattGCTCCAAACGATATATCCTGTAACACACcgagattttaa